GCGCTGCGATTCTCTATCACGTAAGAAATTATATGCTCCTACTAGCTCATTTTGAACTGTTATAAAAGACTCGTAAGATGACTCACGAAGACTCTTTACAGTAACAATAGCTTTATCAGGATAATCCGATGAACTCGGATTACGTTCTCCCTGACAATAGTCGCAATACCCTTCTTGTCCTTTTGGCACTCCCCCATTATCTAGGAAAGCAATGGCTGCTGCTTGAAGATCTTTCATCTCCATAGGCTCATTTTCAACCAAAAGCTGTTCTTCATTGTTTACAATAACAACAAAAAGGTTCTTTTCTTTTATGATAGGAGGCTCCACATTTTCAGGCTGCTCTGGCGGTAACGCTCTTACTAGACCTCTATCTTTTTCAATGGTAGTAGTTACCAAGAAGAAGATAAGTAGTAAGAATGCGATGTCTGCCATAGACCCTGCATTAATTTCTGGTGCATTTCTCCTAGCCATAATTATTTATTTACAAGTTTCTTAGCTCCAGAGATAACCATTAATACAATTGCGATAGCCGCAAGTATAAAGAATGCATTAATACCAGCGCTTACCCATTGTGAACCACTAGCAGATAGCATTTCCCCGTCTTTCATTGCAACTTCTTCTGCTCCGCTTGCAGCGAAGTAAGATATAGCAACTACTAACAAGAATGCTCCGGCACCTATTAGTGTATTCTTTGCGTTACCCGAAAATAGACCTTTGATAACAAAAATCGCTACGAGTACTATTGCGATACCTATAACTATCCAAGCAAGGAGAATCATAATATCAACAAGGTTCTGTGAATCACCACCTACGATGGCTTCATTGTTTGCCCATACCATACCAGCAACAACAAGTGCTACGATACCTACGATACCAACAATGAGTTTTAAAATTTTATGTAATCCCATAATATGTATGAATTTTTAAGATTACTATATATTACTTCTTGTAACGTACAAGCATGTCCATCAATGTGATTGATGCATCTTCCATATCGTTTACGATACTGTCAATTTTTGCAATAATATAGTTATAGAATATTTGAAGAATAATAGCCACAATCAGTCCAAATACTGTTGTAAGAAGTGCTACTTTAATACCTCCTGCTACAAGAGCTGGATTCATATCACCTGCTGCTTCAATTCTATCAAAGGCTTGAATCATACCGATTACTGTACCCATGAAACCAAGCATTGGTGCAAGTGCGATAAATAATGAAATCCAAGATACGTTCTTTTCAAGTTGTCCCATTTGAACACCACCATAAGCTACAACAGCTTTTTCAGCAGCTTCTACTCCTTCATCTACACGGTCAAGACCTTGGTAGTAGATAGAAGCAACAGGCCCCTTAGTGTTACGACATACTTCTTTTGCAGCTTCAACACCACCACTATTTAATGCATCTTCAACATCTTGAGCTAACTTCTTAGTGTTAGTAGATGCTAGGTTAAGATATATAATACGCTCAATAGCAATTGCAAGTCCTAAAATAAGACATAAAAGTACAATCCCCATGAATCCAGGACCTCCTTCAATGAATCGTTTTTTCAAATCTTGCGTAAAAGAAAGCTCTTCTGCTACGGCTTCATCTTGAAAAGATGCACCAGAATCTACATTCGCAACGATTTGTTGGATTTGTACTGGAAGGGTTGTTTGTGCGTTACTGGCGTTTGCTGTGAATGTGCTTAACACTACTACAGCGGCAATTGCCATGATAGAGAATAATTTTTTCATTGCTCTTGATCTTAAAGTTTAAATTAGTAAAGGGTTAAATATAGTAATTAATTAGATTAACTGTAACAAATATAGAAAAGCATCGTCTTATTTTAATTACAATTAATTTAGTATGTAATCTCTAAAGTAGCTTGCTTTCGCTAAAATTTGCATGAAATTCATCCAATTTTATCACAAAATAATTACTTCACGTTTTTGTGAAATCTTTTGAGATAGCAAGTATATGAAAGTATGCTGTAATTTCTTACTACCTTGATACTTTTTTAATAGAAATACTTCATTATTGTGAAAAAATAAATAGTCTGTTCTATATGTTGAGTTTTTCACCTAGAAAATACCTGTGAAATTAGGAAATACCAGTTCTTAACTAAGCATAAAAAGCTCTCAATTTTATTTGAAAGCTTTTCTTTAGAATAACTAATAGTATGTTGCTGAACACTTACCTTTTCTCTATAATAAACCCTAACATTCTATTAATTTGACGCTGCACTTCATCGCATTGCACTCCATTAGAACAATCATTAGCAATTGCGTTTCTCCAAAACCTTGAGCAGATAACATCTCACTTTATTATTAAGATCAATGATGGAATTACAACTATTAACTACCGCAGTATTTTAACTTATTTGACAAGTATGAATCTCTCAATATATTTACTGCATACAACTAATAAGCTCTAATTAATGCTCTTAAAACGCATGCAGCCAGTTATAATTATAAAAGACTTCAAAAAACAATCCACTATTATAGAAATAAGCGTCTTATATATAGGTCATGAAAAATACTATACCTAAAATAGAGACAGAAACTTTTAAACTTAGAAATTTACAAGGGTGGATAGGAGCTAAGACACATTAAATTCATACCCCAAAACGAACTACTTTAAAACTTAGTTTTAGAAAAGTCGACAACTTCATAAGGTAATAACATCAATTTAAAGTAATTTAATATCCCAAGTACTATTTTATAGCTAACAGTAAATGCAGTTTTAATAAGTTAAAAATAGCGGAAAGTGTAAATTTATTAGGTGATAGTTTTTAAAATAGAAAACCCCACAGAAATGCATCTGTGAGGTTTTAAAATATAAAATACATCAAATAAATTCTTATTCGTTTGATGTGGCATTAACATCCTCCATCATCATTTTCTTATCCTCTTCGGCAATTTTATCGTGTTCAGATTTTAGAATTTGATGTTCTTTTTCCATTTTTTCGTGTTCAGCTTGCATAGATGCGTGTTCTTCTTTCATAGCCTCGATGGTTATATCGCCAGAAAGATGCTTCGCCTCTAGCGCTTCGTGTTTTTCTAAAAGTGCAGTATGGGCATCTATAAGTGATTGATGTCTGTTGAGCAAAGCACTATGTTGCTTCTCTATTGCGATGTGTAATGTGTCATTCTCAACTTCTTTATGCATTGCAATCATCTCCTCGTGATTGTCTTTCATAGCAGTATGCTCAGACTCCATAGCGTCGTGAGATGTTTCCATTGTACTGTGAGCGGTTACTAGCTCTTTATGAGCTGCAGACTCTGCTGGGTTTTCTTTACAAGATACTGCTGCGAGTACTAATGCAAAAATCATAAGATATTTCATAAATAAATAGTGTTATAGTTATGGTGTAAAGGTATTTAAATTGCGTACAAAAGTTTACAAATCTTAAAACTAAATTCTTGATGTGCCGTAAAATGTTTAATTTTATACATTATTCAAAGCTTTAATGCAACGAGCAGTTTTTAAACATATCACCACACTACTTTTTCTAGTAGCATTTCTTGTGCCTAGGGTTGTGGAGTTGCACGCTTTTGAACATATATCTGACAATGAGGATCAATTAACCTGTGAGCTTTGTGATATTACCACACAAGTGCAAGAGCAAGATCTCACATTTGGAGATGTTTCTCATACCTACCAGATATTATCACCCAGTCCCAGC
The genomic region above belongs to Dokdonia sp. Dokd-P16 and contains:
- a CDS encoding ExbD/TolR family protein encodes the protein MARRNAPEINAGSMADIAFLLLIFFLVTTTIEKDRGLVRALPPEQPENVEPPIIKEKNLFVVIVNNEEQLLVENEPMEMKDLQAAAIAFLDNGGVPKGQEGYCDYCQGERNPSSSDYPDKAIVTVKSLRESSYESFITVQNELVGAYNFLRDRESQRLYGWKYTEVSKAIDEGVFKGNEDATEKKLDIIKNMYPQKLSEVDPNN
- a CDS encoding MotA/TolQ/ExbB proton channel family protein: MKKLFSIMAIAAVVVLSTFTANASNAQTTLPVQIQQIVANVDSGASFQDEAVAEELSFTQDLKKRFIEGGPGFMGIVLLCLILGLAIAIERIIYLNLASTNTKKLAQDVEDALNSGGVEAAKEVCRNTKGPVASIYYQGLDRVDEGVEAAEKAVVAYGGVQMGQLEKNVSWISLFIALAPMLGFMGTVIGMIQAFDRIEAAGDMNPALVAGGIKVALLTTVFGLIVAIILQIFYNYIIAKIDSIVNDMEDASITLMDMLVRYKK